Proteins from a single region of Urocitellus parryii isolate mUroPar1 chromosome 4, mUroPar1.hap1, whole genome shotgun sequence:
- the LOC144254144 gene encoding phospholipase A and acyltransferase 2-like produces the protein MSLDRTSPKPGDLIEIFRIGYEHWAIYVGNGYVVHLGPTREAAGGGVSGFSSVVGNRAIVKKELLSVVAGGDKYRVNNKRDKKYNPLPPNKIVQQAEKMVGKEVRYSVTRNNCEHFVNKLRYEISRSDQVINGIITFVTTILFGVPG, from the exons ATGTCTTTG GACAGAACAAGTCCAAAACCTGGAGACCTCATTGAAATTTTTCGCATCGGCTATGAGCACTGGGCCATCTATGTGGGAAATGGCTATGTGGTCCATCTGGGTCCAACAC GTGAAGCGGCAGGAGGTGGTGTGAGTGGCTTCAGTTCCGTCGTGGGTAACAGAGCCATAGTGAAGAAGGAGCTGCTGTCCGTGGTGGCCGGAGGAGACAAGTACCGGGTCAATAACAAGCGCGATAAAAAGTATAACCCACTGCCACCCAACAAAATTGTCCAGCAGGCAGAGAAAATGGTGGGGAAGGAAGTCCGCTATTCAGTGACCAGAAACAACTGTGAGCACTTTGTGAACAAGCTGCGCTATGAAATTTCCCGCAGTGACCAG GTGATTAATGGAATCATCACGTTTGTTACTACGATTTTATTTGGTGTTCCAGGGTAG